Proteins from a genomic interval of Pseudodesulfovibrio nedwellii:
- a CDS encoding P-II family nitrogen regulator has protein sequence MKFKLILASVKTHITDSIVDAAKEVGATGATIITARGTGMREAHTFFGLTLEDQTDIVLFLLEEHTVKPVLKAIETAGQFHEPGTGIAFVLPVEDVIGMESQIERFKEKVRDSYF, from the coding sequence ATGAAATTCAAACTTATCCTCGCATCGGTCAAGACGCATATAACAGATTCCATTGTTGATGCTGCCAAGGAAGTTGGGGCAACCGGTGCGACCATTATCACCGCACGCGGTACCGGTATGCGAGAGGCTCATACCTTTTTTGGCCTGACACTTGAGGACCAGACCGACATTGTGCTTTTTTTGTTGGAGGAGCATACGGTCAAACCTGTGCTCAAAGCCATCGAGACTGCTGGACAGTTTCATGAGCCGGGGACGGGCATAGCGTTTGTTTTGCCTGTTGAAGATGTTATTGGCATGGAAAGTCAGATTGAGCGTTTTAAGGAAAAGGTTCGCGATTCATATTTTTAA
- a CDS encoding type I restriction enzyme HsdR N-terminal domain-containing protein, translated as MHETSLGGTLRDYLSGDEIDETTFEEFRQLLVKLLVEEKGYPKDRIKAKVLLSYSVDGENFERPIDYVLYDEQGKPIFIIMFCAGNVGTFERETVCAARLVDGGPVPYALVTDTMDASLMDVKSGERIAWSMDAVPDYADLVDMVAKVEMKPLTDEQREKQTRVFHTYCGFVYGTCCSESC; from the coding sequence ATGCATGAAACGAGTTTGGGCGGAACGCTCCGTGATTATTTGAGTGGCGACGAAATTGACGAGACAACTTTCGAAGAGTTTCGGCAGTTGCTCGTAAAGTTGTTAGTGGAAGAGAAGGGATATCCCAAGGATCGGATCAAGGCCAAAGTTCTGCTGTCCTATAGTGTGGACGGTGAGAATTTTGAACGGCCAATTGATTACGTGCTTTACGATGAACAGGGTAAACCTATTTTTATTATTATGTTCTGTGCCGGAAATGTCGGGACTTTTGAGCGTGAGACCGTGTGTGCGGCTCGACTTGTTGATGGCGGACCTGTGCCGTATGCCTTGGTCACTGATACCATGGATGCGTCATTGATGGATGTGAAGAGTGGTGAGAGGATTGCTTGGAGCATGGACGCAGTGCCTGATTACGCAGATCTGGTTGATATGGTGGCAAAAGTTGAAATGAAACCATTGACGGATGAGCAGCGTGAAAAGCAGACCCGTGTATTTCATACCTATTGTGGATTTGTTTACGGAACATGTTGTAGCGAGTCCTGTTAG
- a CDS encoding DUF1538 domain-containing protein has product MKTQLMSSRLGIVFRGVGKKLWSSFTDLLPIILVIAFFQIVVLKQSLPDLGNVLFGGLLVVFGLTLFIQGLEMGLFPIGENMAHALARKGSLFWLLTFAFALGFSTTVAEPALIAVSAEAASIAAQGDLIASNEYSMNRYALGLRLSVAFSVGVAILIGVLRILRGWPVHYLIIGGYVIVMLMTLVAPKEIVGIAYDAGGVTTSTVTVPLVAALGVGLASIIKGRSPLLDGFGLIAFASLLPMIFVMGYGLFVFG; this is encoded by the coding sequence ATGAAAACACAACTGATGTCATCTCGACTAGGCATTGTTTTTCGTGGCGTAGGGAAAAAACTATGGAGCTCATTCACGGACTTATTACCGATTATTCTGGTTATCGCTTTTTTTCAAATAGTAGTTCTTAAGCAATCATTACCAGACCTTGGCAATGTGCTTTTCGGTGGGCTGCTCGTAGTTTTTGGTTTGACGCTTTTTATTCAGGGCCTGGAGATGGGGTTGTTCCCTATCGGTGAGAATATGGCTCATGCATTGGCTCGGAAGGGGAGTTTGTTTTGGCTATTGACCTTTGCTTTTGCCCTTGGTTTTTCGACAACTGTCGCTGAACCGGCCCTTATAGCAGTCTCTGCTGAAGCTGCAAGTATTGCGGCGCAGGGTGATCTTATAGCATCGAACGAATATTCCATGAATCGGTATGCATTGGGCTTACGGCTCTCTGTAGCTTTTTCTGTGGGCGTGGCCATTCTTATTGGGGTATTGCGCATTCTTCGTGGCTGGCCTGTTCATTATTTGATTATTGGAGGCTATGTTATTGTCATGCTGATGACTCTCGTTGCTCCAAAAGAAATCGTTGGTATTGCGTATGATGCCGGAGGTGTCACTACTTCGACTGTTACTGTTCCTCTGGTTGCTGCTCTTGGAGTCGGTCTTGCCTCGATAATTAAAGGGCGCAGCCCGTTACTTGATGGCTTTGGACTCATTGCCTTTGCATCCTTACTCCCCATGATTTTTGTCATGGGATATGGTTTGTTTGTTTTTGGTTGA
- a CDS encoding complex I subunit 4 family protein yields the protein MDFGYPVLTILIAFPLVAACGLFFLRSPQVVRYYTMAASIIECLLAIPLTGFTMNAEFQFVEKIDWVHKWGLQYYLGIDGISILMVLLTIAVLPLCVMCSWTYIGKREKEFHFCLLFMTSAVLGVFCALDLVLFYVFWEAMLIPMYLLIAVWGGDDRRYASLKFFLYTLAGSTLLLAAIVAFRITGGTFSIPELMNMNFSFRFQFWAFLAMALAFAIKVPMFPFHTWLPAAHVQAPSAGSVILAAVLLKMGTYGFLRFCLPLTPAASEYFAPMMIAISIVSILYGGAIALGQTDIKKLVAYSSVGHMGFVTLGIFLFNQQGVQGALFQMLNHGIVTGALFMLIGAVYERSHSRDIKDNLGLGKYLPAFMFFWGFMALASFGFPGTNGFVGEMLVLTGAFKSSVVIGFFCIPGALLAAAYMFRVSLKMAWGRPSSAKTWRDLNAREWIMLTIPAVFVLWIGLVPAPFYKIINPSIDKLLGDFDKRKVVSIETEQPLQTAAADVLNVLAGKK from the coding sequence TTGGACTTCGGATATCCGGTTCTTACGATACTGATAGCATTCCCGCTGGTCGCGGCATGCGGACTCTTCTTCCTGCGGTCGCCGCAGGTGGTACGCTACTATACTATGGCAGCGTCCATTATAGAGTGTCTGCTGGCCATACCTTTGACCGGCTTTACAATGAACGCTGAATTCCAGTTCGTCGAGAAAATCGACTGGGTCCACAAATGGGGACTTCAGTACTACCTCGGCATAGACGGAATCAGCATACTCATGGTCCTGTTGACCATCGCGGTCCTGCCGCTGTGTGTCATGTGTTCATGGACCTACATCGGCAAACGGGAGAAGGAATTTCACTTCTGTTTGCTGTTCATGACCTCTGCGGTCCTCGGCGTTTTCTGCGCCCTGGACCTGGTCCTCTTCTACGTGTTCTGGGAAGCCATGCTTATCCCCATGTACCTGCTTATTGCAGTTTGGGGTGGCGATGATCGTCGATACGCATCGCTCAAGTTCTTCCTGTATACGTTGGCAGGTTCGACTCTGCTCCTGGCAGCTATCGTTGCATTCAGGATCACGGGTGGTACCTTCTCCATCCCGGAACTCATGAACATGAACTTTAGCTTCCGCTTTCAGTTCTGGGCTTTCTTGGCAATGGCTTTGGCCTTCGCCATTAAGGTCCCCATGTTCCCGTTCCATACATGGCTGCCCGCAGCGCATGTTCAGGCGCCTTCGGCCGGTTCCGTCATCCTGGCGGCTGTCCTGTTGAAGATGGGAACCTACGGTTTTCTGCGCTTCTGCCTGCCGCTGACTCCGGCTGCCAGTGAGTACTTCGCCCCCATGATGATTGCGATTTCCATCGTGTCCATCTTGTATGGCGGAGCTATCGCACTGGGACAAACTGACATTAAAAAGCTTGTCGCTTACTCTTCAGTAGGCCATATGGGCTTTGTTACTCTGGGCATCTTCCTGTTTAATCAGCAAGGTGTTCAAGGTGCGCTTTTCCAGATGCTGAATCATGGTATAGTTACAGGCGCACTCTTTATGTTGATTGGTGCTGTTTATGAACGCAGTCACAGCCGTGACATCAAGGACAACTTGGGCCTTGGCAAATATTTGCCTGCCTTCATGTTCTTCTGGGGCTTCATGGCTCTGGCATCGTTTGGCTTTCCGGGAACCAACGGGTTTGTCGGTGAAATGCTGGTGTTGACCGGTGCATTTAAGTCGTCCGTCGTGATCGGTTTCTTTTGCATCCCCGGCGCATTACTGGCCGCAGCCTATATGTTCCGTGTGAGTTTGAAGATGGCTTGGGGCAGACCTAGTTCCGCCAAAACATGGCGTGATCTCAATGCTCGTGAATGGATCATGTTGACCATTCCTGCCGTATTCGTACTCTGGATCGGACTGGTTCCTGCTCCGTTCTACAAGATCATCAATCCTTCAATTGACAAGTTGTTGGGTGATTTCGATAAGCGAAAGGTCGTTTCCATCGAAACTGAACAACCGTTGCAAACTGCTGCCGCTGACGTTTTGAACGTCCTTGCGGGCAAGAAATAG
- a CDS encoding Na(+)/H(+) antiporter subunit D — protein METSMFIHPSMAFLALALVVPFVPKSLWMNKAFRGALALLAPLIALYSIFTVEPGTYGALEYLDQALVLGRVDKLSIVFGQVFSVIAFIGAIYGMHVEDRGHYVCGSLYVAGGFGCVFAGDLLTVFLFWELMSIGSTFLIWQARTEESVGAGFRYFVYHTVGGLFLLGGLLLKYKATGSFAFNAVDPSGAHLYDWLILIGFCVNAAVVPLHAWLPDAYPRASIAGAVYMCAFTTKTAVYVLARGYAGWEVLAIAGTCMAVFGVLYACIENNARRILSYHIVSQVGYMVAGIGIGTAMTLNGAVAHAYAHILYKGLLFMGTGAILYSVGTAKLDKLGGLAYKLPWVMVLYMIAALSISGMPLFNGFISKTMTIAGAAEAHRTILALGMEIAAVGTFISVGIKLPYFAFWGGKKEYVGEVKPLPVNMYVGMAICGLLCIAQGVYPHMLYQYLPFPVEHAFEPWHLDKVINSGLLLGFSGLAFYLTREIITPHAKLNLDFDIFYRFIGTTLMRVVCWPISKVDDVWTEVYNTIGLRSLIGMGDGTSWFDKKGIDTVVDGSAYTVRNIGRAGAKVQTANLQDYLALAAVLGLGIFALVWYFG, from the coding sequence ATGGAGACTAGTATGTTCATCCATCCCTCCATGGCCTTCCTTGCTTTGGCCCTCGTTGTGCCTTTCGTCCCCAAATCGCTTTGGATGAACAAAGCGTTTCGTGGCGCTCTGGCACTGCTTGCACCGCTTATCGCGCTCTATTCCATCTTTACGGTGGAACCGGGCACGTATGGTGCTTTGGAATATCTTGATCAAGCTCTGGTACTGGGGCGTGTGGATAAATTGTCCATCGTCTTTGGCCAGGTTTTCTCGGTTATTGCGTTTATAGGCGCTATTTACGGCATGCACGTCGAGGACAGGGGCCATTATGTTTGCGGTTCGTTGTATGTGGCAGGCGGCTTCGGCTGCGTGTTCGCCGGCGATTTGCTGACGGTCTTCCTGTTTTGGGAACTTATGTCCATCGGTTCCACGTTCCTGATTTGGCAGGCCCGGACTGAAGAGTCAGTGGGTGCCGGTTTCAGGTACTTTGTGTACCATACCGTGGGCGGATTGTTTTTGCTCGGCGGGTTGCTGCTCAAGTACAAGGCCACAGGAAGCTTCGCTTTCAACGCAGTGGATCCCTCTGGGGCCCATCTCTACGACTGGTTGATTCTGATTGGTTTTTGCGTCAACGCCGCTGTCGTGCCTCTGCATGCATGGTTGCCTGACGCTTACCCTCGTGCATCCATTGCGGGTGCGGTGTACATGTGCGCCTTCACCACCAAAACGGCAGTCTATGTGCTGGCACGTGGCTATGCAGGATGGGAAGTCCTCGCTATCGCCGGTACCTGTATGGCTGTTTTTGGTGTTTTGTACGCGTGTATTGAAAATAACGCTCGACGGATTTTGTCCTACCACATTGTCTCCCAGGTGGGTTACATGGTGGCGGGTATCGGCATCGGTACGGCCATGACGCTCAACGGCGCAGTGGCTCATGCTTATGCCCATATCCTTTATAAGGGACTTTTGTTTATGGGTACCGGCGCGATTCTTTATTCGGTCGGTACTGCCAAGCTGGATAAATTGGGTGGGCTTGCCTACAAGTTGCCCTGGGTCATGGTTCTGTACATGATCGCAGCCCTGTCCATCTCCGGTATGCCCCTCTTCAACGGCTTTATTTCGAAAACCATGACTATCGCCGGTGCGGCTGAAGCCCATCGTACGATTCTGGCTCTCGGAATGGAGATTGCCGCAGTGGGTACATTTATCTCCGTCGGTATCAAGCTCCCGTACTTCGCGTTCTGGGGCGGTAAAAAAGAATATGTTGGTGAAGTCAAGCCACTGCCAGTCAACATGTATGTTGGTATGGCAATATGCGGCCTGCTTTGCATCGCTCAAGGTGTTTACCCTCACATGCTGTATCAATATCTGCCTTTCCCGGTGGAACATGCATTTGAGCCCTGGCATCTCGATAAGGTCATTAACTCCGGCCTGCTGCTCGGTTTCTCCGGCTTGGCCTTCTACTTGACCCGCGAGATCATTACTCCGCACGCGAAGCTCAACCTGGACTTCGATATCTTCTATCGTTTCATCGGCACCACGCTCATGCGTGTTGTCTGTTGGCCGATTTCGAAGGTGGATGACGTTTGGACCGAGGTTTACAATACCATTGGTTTGCGTTCGCTTATCGGTATGGGGGATGGCACTTCTTGGTTTGACAAGAAGGGCATCGACACAGTGGTGGACGGCAGTGCTTACACTGTCAGGAATATCGGCAGGGCAGGGGCGAAAGTCCAGACTGCCAATTTGCAGGATTACCTGGCATTGGCCGCCGTTCTCGGCTTGGGCATCTTCGCCCTGGTTTGGTACTTCGGCTAA
- a CDS encoding NADH-quinone oxidoreductase subunit J family protein: MEVMAKVAFCVYTLIILGGAIVAVTSSSLVRALVGLITTLIGVAGMYLLLATPFMAFMQLLIYVGAVSVLIFFAVMLTRAEKGGDESGYASMKTYVYGLAATLAPAAILGWLVMTRPVESVAIPVEVTIKELGQGLLGSYFLPFELISVILMVAMSGAVLLTWEKRGKK, from the coding sequence ATGGAAGTCATGGCAAAAGTAGCATTTTGCGTGTACACGCTCATCATTTTGGGCGGGGCCATTGTTGCCGTCACAAGCAGTAGTCTGGTTCGCGCCTTGGTGGGACTTATCACTACCTTGATTGGTGTGGCTGGGATGTATCTGTTGTTGGCGACGCCTTTTATGGCTTTTATGCAACTTCTTATCTATGTCGGCGCAGTCAGTGTTCTGATCTTCTTTGCAGTCATGTTGACTCGAGCGGAAAAGGGCGGTGACGAAAGCGGATATGCCTCCATGAAGACGTATGTCTATGGATTGGCGGCAACCTTGGCACCAGCTGCCATTTTGGGCTGGCTGGTTATGACCAGACCAGTTGAATCCGTAGCGATCCCCGTAGAAGTAACCATTAAAGAACTCGGTCAGGGACTGCTCGGTTCCTATTTCCTGCCCTTTGAGTTGATTTCGGTCATCCTCATGGTGGCAATGTCCGGAGCAGTGCTTCTGACATGGGAAAAAAGGGGGAAGAAATAA
- a CDS encoding NADH-quinone oxidoreductase subunit N, whose amino-acid sequence MNFHLTALVPELFFFCLVLVLLVQSLGNREWKPPVEKWIPFGAGLAFFVAITGYGLHGTMFWDVYKVDLMSQFFKIAIAFGFYVTVLNASRQPTLAEGKRADYYMLLGFSTFGLMMLASSVELITIYLALELASYSMYAIIPLRAKSKGAAEAGIKYIMFGAVATALALYGLSYIMASQHTTYIAELMNKSWSFADQPMAVVGLTLFLTGMFFKLALFPFHFWCPDVYQGASNETAAFVATMPKMGAIVVLCRLAVLLKPGLEITTIIAILGALSMTWGNLSALAQTDLKRLLGFSSVAHAGYIMVGLVSGTPEGVGAAAFYGLAYLIMNLLVFWIVSRVAVDGRNLKLNDLNGLYKKAPVLAFSLAIGAFALVGLPPTMGFMGKFFLITSAWDHGYNWLVITLVLNSAIAIYYYLSLFRHAFTEETAPGDVPAPDNSWFASAGAGMLAAAVLIIGIIPAPMFNFAIAAGESLFGIVSGGGH is encoded by the coding sequence GTGAACTTCCATCTCACTGCGCTTGTCCCGGAACTGTTCTTCTTTTGTCTTGTTCTGGTCCTTCTGGTCCAGTCTCTCGGCAACAGGGAGTGGAAACCTCCGGTTGAAAAATGGATCCCCTTTGGTGCGGGACTCGCCTTCTTTGTAGCCATCACAGGTTACGGCCTTCACGGAACTATGTTCTGGGATGTGTATAAAGTTGATTTGATGTCCCAATTCTTTAAAATAGCGATTGCGTTTGGCTTTTACGTGACAGTGCTTAATGCCTCGCGTCAGCCGACGCTTGCTGAAGGTAAACGGGCCGACTACTACATGTTGCTCGGCTTCTCCACCTTCGGCTTGATGATGCTCGCTTCCTCCGTGGAGTTGATCACTATCTATCTGGCCTTGGAGCTGGCTTCTTATTCCATGTATGCAATCATTCCGCTGCGCGCTAAGTCCAAAGGCGCGGCTGAAGCAGGTATCAAGTATATTATGTTCGGTGCCGTAGCCACGGCATTGGCCCTGTATGGCTTGTCCTACATCATGGCCTCCCAGCATACTACGTACATCGCCGAACTTATGAACAAGTCCTGGTCGTTTGCCGACCAGCCTATGGCCGTTGTTGGTCTGACCTTGTTCCTGACCGGTATGTTCTTTAAATTGGCTTTGTTTCCGTTCCACTTCTGGTGTCCGGATGTCTATCAGGGAGCCAGCAACGAGACGGCCGCATTCGTGGCCACCATGCCCAAGATGGGTGCCATCGTGGTCCTGTGCCGTCTTGCCGTGCTGCTCAAACCCGGTTTGGAAATTACCACGATCATTGCGATCCTTGGTGCTTTATCCATGACGTGGGGTAACCTGTCCGCACTGGCCCAGACAGATCTCAAGCGTCTGCTCGGATTTTCATCCGTGGCACACGCCGGGTATATCATGGTCGGTTTGGTCAGTGGCACTCCCGAGGGTGTCGGTGCAGCCGCATTTTACGGTTTGGCCTATCTGATCATGAACCTGTTGGTATTCTGGATTGTCAGTCGTGTAGCCGTTGATGGCCGTAATTTGAAATTGAATGATTTGAACGGTCTGTATAAGAAGGCGCCGGTGCTTGCATTTTCGCTTGCAATCGGAGCCTTTGCTCTTGTCGGCTTGCCGCCGACCATGGGCTTTATGGGCAAGTTCTTCCTGATCACGTCTGCATGGGATCATGGATATAACTGGCTGGTCATCACCTTGGTGTTGAACTCCGCTATTGCCATTTACTATTATCTGAGTCTGTTCCGTCACGCCTTTACTGAAGAGACGGCACCCGGCGATGTCCCGGCACCGGATAATAGCTGGTTTGCATCCGCAGGTGCAGGTATGTTGGCAGCAGCCGTTTTGATCATTGGTATCATTCCGGCACCAATGTTCAACTTTGCCATCGCAGCTGGTGAAAGCCTGTTCGGCATTGTCTCCGGCGGCGGTCACTAG
- a CDS encoding monovalent cation/H+ antiporter subunit D family protein has protein sequence MMEGVTTYSQILLPVVITLLVPLFIYLGRGDENRREAMSFIGAFLTFGSVLWMAPKVLGGEVLYYQVTTIMPGITIAFAADGLSMVFALIAPFLWFFVTSYNIGYMRGLNEHAQTRYYICFAVAIFGAIGVALSANVFTLYLFYEVITVFTYPLVYHHEDQAAKIGARKYIVYLMGTSKLFLLPAMVLTYVLVGNLDFNLGDIQNGMFSAEVIAEHPRLVALTYWLFIFGIGKAALMPFHNWLPSAMVAPTPVSALLHAVAVVKAGVFCVCRIVLSAFGTKTAAMLTMSQVYVGAPGTWLGDLSIGLGTAYIAAFTLTVASFIALTKDDIKARLAYSTVAQLSYIVVGVTMLVDSAIQGGVMHIAHHAFSKITLFMAAGAIYVACHLKKISLMDGLGRRMPLTFGAFGIASLSMIGMPPACGFVSKWYLINGTLDAHQWPLLVLLLLSTALNAGYFVPILYRAFFKAPKPEANIGQYNEPSMTMVVPLMITAFISVFLGLYPQTFLNFVNVLGKF, from the coding sequence ATGATGGAAGGCGTAACTACATATAGTCAAATTCTTCTGCCGGTGGTGATCACTCTCCTTGTGCCGCTTTTTATCTACCTCGGACGAGGGGATGAGAACAGGCGCGAGGCCATGAGCTTCATCGGCGCGTTTCTGACGTTCGGATCGGTGCTTTGGATGGCGCCGAAAGTATTGGGCGGCGAGGTGTTGTACTATCAAGTCACCACCATTATGCCTGGAATAACAATAGCATTTGCGGCCGACGGACTGAGCATGGTCTTTGCTCTGATCGCGCCGTTTCTCTGGTTCTTTGTAACCAGTTATAACATTGGTTACATGCGGGGGCTGAACGAGCACGCACAGACCAGATATTATATCTGTTTCGCGGTGGCTATCTTTGGTGCCATCGGTGTGGCTTTATCCGCCAACGTGTTTACACTGTATCTCTTCTACGAAGTGATTACCGTATTTACCTACCCGCTTGTTTATCATCATGAAGATCAGGCTGCCAAGATTGGCGCTCGCAAGTACATCGTTTACTTGATGGGTACCTCCAAACTCTTCCTCCTGCCTGCAATGGTGCTTACCTATGTGTTGGTTGGTAACTTGGACTTTAACCTTGGAGACATCCAGAACGGTATGTTCTCCGCAGAAGTCATTGCCGAGCATCCCAGATTGGTGGCTCTCACCTACTGGTTGTTCATCTTCGGTATCGGTAAGGCGGCTCTTATGCCGTTCCACAACTGGCTTCCCTCGGCCATGGTCGCACCGACTCCGGTTTCGGCTTTGCTGCACGCGGTGGCCGTTGTTAAGGCCGGTGTCTTTTGTGTCTGCCGCATCGTGCTCTCGGCCTTCGGGACCAAGACCGCTGCCATGCTGACCATGAGTCAGGTTTATGTGGGCGCACCCGGCACCTGGCTGGGTGATTTGAGTATCGGACTGGGGACGGCCTATATTGCGGCTTTTACCCTGACTGTTGCTTCGTTTATTGCTTTGACCAAAGATGATATCAAGGCGCGGCTGGCTTACTCAACAGTAGCCCAGCTTTCTTACATCGTTGTCGGTGTAACCATGCTGGTGGATTCGGCTATACAGGGTGGTGTCATGCACATCGCTCACCATGCCTTTTCCAAGATCACACTCTTTATGGCTGCGGGTGCCATTTATGTCGCCTGCCACCTGAAGAAGATCAGCCTCATGGATGGTCTGGGACGCAGAATGCCGCTCACTTTCGGTGCTTTCGGTATCGCCTCCCTGTCAATGATCGGCATGCCGCCCGCTTGCGGTTTTGTCTCCAAATGGTACTTGATCAACGGTACGCTTGATGCGCACCAGTGGCCGCTGCTTGTCTTACTGCTTCTCAGTACGGCATTGAACGCCGGTTACTTCGTGCCCATCCTGTATCGTGCCTTTTTCAAGGCTCCCAAACCGGAGGCCAATATCGGGCAATACAACGAGCCGTCCATGACCATGGTCGTGCCGTTAATGATTACGGCATTCATCTCGGTGTTCTTGGGTTTGTATCCGCAGACATTCCTGAACTTCGTCAACGTTCTCGGCAAGTTCTAG
- a CDS encoding CBS domain-containing protein, with the protein MSPSIVRVRDVMHPEVLCVDGMASVKDAAAVMRANNIAELLVNKRNEDDAWGIITVMDLVKDVIVPGREGEDVSVYEVMTKPVITVPATMDIRYAIRLIYRTGVHRAPVEHLGEIVGMVTLSSLILDSNIV; encoded by the coding sequence ATGTCACCATCTATAGTGCGAGTAAGAGACGTCATGCACCCTGAAGTCCTATGTGTTGATGGCATGGCGTCGGTCAAAGATGCTGCGGCCGTGATGCGAGCAAACAATATTGCTGAATTGCTTGTCAATAAACGCAATGAAGACGACGCATGGGGCATTATTACAGTAATGGATCTTGTCAAAGATGTTATTGTACCTGGCCGTGAAGGCGAGGATGTTAGTGTATATGAGGTGATGACAAAGCCTGTTATTACTGTTCCCGCGACCATGGATATTCGGTATGCCATTCGTTTGATATATCGTACGGGAGTTCACCGTGCACCGGTGGAGCACTTGGGCGAGATAGTCGGGATGGTAACGCTTTCATCACTTATTCTTGACAGTAACATAGTGTAA
- the nuoK gene encoding NADH-quinone oxidoreductase subunit NuoK — protein MSALTLYQIVALILLCAGLFGLTQRRSLVGMLISVELMLNGAGLSMVAAAQLTEFSAVLGQLGTLFVMGLAAAEATLVLAIIVVVARRFKSARTSDITTLKE, from the coding sequence ATGAGTGCTCTGACCCTTTATCAAATTGTCGCGTTGATTCTTCTGTGCGCGGGCCTGTTTGGTCTGACGCAGCGCAGGAGTCTCGTCGGTATGCTGATCTCGGTGGAACTCATGCTCAACGGTGCAGGTCTGTCCATGGTGGCAGCAGCGCAGTTGACTGAATTCAGTGCGGTTCTCGGACAACTCGGCACTTTGTTTGTCATGGGACTTGCCGCAGCTGAGGCTACACTGGTCCTTGCAATCATCGTGGTCGTTGCACGGCGATTCAAATCCGCCAGAACCAGTGACATCACTACATTGAAGGAATAG
- a CDS encoding DUF1538 domain-containing protein, translating to MTILMEFLETLLVTFRDILPIVILIVCFQLFVLRQPIPHLRRLVLGGVYVVLGLTLFLIGLDKALFPVGKIMAAQLSHPSFICSSGDLSAMTCWTSYGWVYLFAAMIGFSTTIAEPSLLAVAIKASDVSGGVISQWGLRITVAVGVALGIALGTFRIVTGTPLYMYILAGYVIVILQTFVTPKKIVALAYDSGGVTTSTVTVPLVAALGLGLSEAVPGRNPALDGFGLIAFASLFPIITVMGYAQYTDWVARRKAKQHRRSL from the coding sequence ATGACGATCTTGATGGAATTTTTAGAGACTTTGTTGGTCACTTTTCGGGATATACTTCCGATAGTGATTTTGATCGTGTGTTTTCAGCTTTTTGTTTTGCGACAACCTATTCCCCACCTTCGTCGACTTGTGTTGGGTGGAGTGTATGTGGTCCTTGGCCTCACTCTGTTTCTTATTGGTCTTGATAAGGCCCTTTTCCCTGTTGGGAAAATCATGGCCGCACAGCTTTCACATCCGTCATTTATTTGTTCGAGTGGAGATTTGTCCGCAATGACTTGTTGGACATCTTACGGCTGGGTATATCTTTTTGCAGCGATGATTGGTTTTTCAACAACTATTGCTGAACCCTCTTTATTGGCAGTTGCTATTAAGGCGAGTGACGTTTCTGGTGGCGTCATCAGTCAGTGGGGGCTACGGATTACTGTTGCGGTGGGCGTTGCGTTGGGAATTGCATTAGGTACTTTTCGTATCGTCACGGGTACCCCGTTATATATGTACATTTTGGCAGGGTATGTCATAGTGATTTTACAAACATTTGTGACGCCGAAAAAAATTGTTGCCCTTGCATATGACTCTGGCGGGGTGACGACTTCCACTGTCACAGTACCATTGGTGGCTGCTCTTGGTCTTGGTCTATCAGAGGCCGTTCCAGGCAGAAATCCGGCTTTAGATGGGTTTGGTCTTATCGCGTTTGCCAGTCTATTTCCGATAATAACCGTCATGGGGTATGCCCAATATACAGATTGGGTAGCCCGTCGAAAGGCGAAGCAACATAGGAGAAGCCTATGA